The following coding sequences are from one Streptomyces sp. NBC_01232 window:
- a CDS encoding helix-turn-helix domain-containing protein — MSDLEQLTQALARNLKRWRGERGFTLDSLAARAGVSRGMIIQIEQARTNPSVGTTVRLADALGVSISALLDHDRGPQVRIVPPDQVVRIWSSEAGSSTTMLIGTDERGPMELWTWHLVPGEGTDSVPHPSGTIEMLHVTAGELTLVVGDEEFRVPAGAAATFEANLAHAYRNDGSVPMEMTLAVSVPPVSAPLSAHAHGGSSAG, encoded by the coding sequence GTGTCGGATCTCGAACAGCTCACCCAGGCGCTCGCCCGGAACCTCAAGCGGTGGCGCGGTGAGCGCGGCTTCACCCTGGACTCCCTGGCGGCCCGCGCGGGAGTGAGCCGAGGGATGATCATCCAGATCGAGCAGGCCCGTACGAACCCCAGCGTGGGCACCACGGTCAGGCTGGCCGACGCACTGGGGGTCAGCATCTCCGCGCTCCTCGACCACGACCGGGGCCCGCAGGTCCGGATCGTCCCGCCGGACCAGGTGGTCCGGATCTGGTCCAGCGAGGCGGGCAGTTCGACCACGATGCTGATCGGCACCGACGAGCGCGGGCCGATGGAGCTGTGGACCTGGCACCTGGTGCCGGGCGAGGGGACGGACTCCGTCCCGCACCCGTCCGGCACCATCGAGATGCTGCACGTCACGGCCGGGGAGCTGACCCTGGTGGTCGGGGACGAGGAGTTCCGCGTACCGGCCGGGGCCGCCGCCACCTTCGAGGCCAACCTCGCCCACGCCTACCGCAACGACGGCTCTGTACCGATGGAGATGACCCTCGCGGTGTCGGTGCCCCCGGTGTCGGCGCCGCTGTCCGCGCATGCGCACGGGGGCTCGTCGGCCGGTTAG
- a CDS encoding DMT family transporter, translating into MTALFALATAVLWGLADFGGGLLTRRIPALTVVVVSQIVAVVVLGAVVLGTGAWREAGPQLWFAVGAGLVGPVAMLSFYKALALGPMGVVSPLGSLGVVVPVTAGLILGERPGLGQFAGIAVAVVGIVLAGGPELRGAPVQRQAVILTLVAAFGFGAVMALISEASSTITGLFLALFVQRVTNVTVGGAALWAQTRRGIPALPAGTGPRVLWGLLPALAFVGLADVAANGTYSIAAQNGPVTMAAVLSSLYPVITALAAFAVLKERLRTVQAAGAGLALAGTVLLAAG; encoded by the coding sequence ATGACCGCCCTCTTCGCTCTGGCCACAGCCGTGCTGTGGGGGCTCGCCGACTTCGGCGGCGGGCTGCTGACCCGCCGGATACCGGCGCTCACCGTGGTCGTCGTCTCGCAGATCGTCGCCGTGGTCGTGCTCGGCGCGGTGGTCCTCGGCACCGGCGCCTGGCGGGAGGCCGGACCGCAACTGTGGTTCGCGGTGGGTGCGGGCCTGGTCGGGCCGGTCGCCATGCTGAGCTTCTACAAAGCGCTGGCCCTCGGCCCGATGGGCGTGGTCTCGCCGCTCGGCTCCCTCGGCGTGGTCGTGCCCGTCACCGCGGGGCTGATCCTGGGCGAGCGGCCCGGACTCGGCCAGTTCGCGGGGATCGCGGTGGCGGTCGTCGGCATCGTCCTCGCAGGCGGCCCCGAGCTGCGCGGCGCGCCCGTCCAGCGGCAGGCCGTCATCCTCACCCTGGTCGCGGCCTTCGGTTTCGGTGCGGTGATGGCCCTGATATCAGAGGCGTCCAGCACCATCACCGGGCTGTTCCTCGCCCTGTTCGTACAGCGGGTCACCAATGTCACCGTCGGCGGCGCAGCCCTGTGGGCGCAGACCCGGCGCGGCATACCAGCCCTCCCGGCGGGCACCGGCCCGCGGGTCCTGTGGGGGCTGCTGCCCGCGCTGGCCTTCGTCGGCCTCGCGGATGTCGCGGCGAACGGCACGTACTCCATAGCCGCCCAGAACGGTCCGGTCACCATGGCCGCCGTGCTGTCCTCGCTCTACCCGGTGATCACCGCGCTGGCCGCCTTCGCCGTGCTCAAGGAACGGCTGCGCACGGTCCAGGCGGCGGGTGCGGGCCTCGCCCTCGCCGGAACGGT
- a CDS encoding CoA-binding protein yields the protein MYGDPATIRKILTELGDTWAVVGLSNNQDRAAYGVARVLQRFGKRVVPVHPKAETVHGEPGYASLADIPFKVDVVDVFVNSELAGPVADQAAAVGAEAVWFQLGVIDEAAFARTREAGLAMVMDRCPAIEIPAL from the coding sequence GTGTACGGCGACCCGGCAACCATCCGCAAGATCCTCACCGAGCTCGGCGACACCTGGGCCGTGGTGGGTCTCTCGAACAACCAGGACCGCGCGGCCTACGGGGTGGCCCGCGTGCTCCAGCGTTTCGGCAAGCGCGTGGTCCCCGTGCACCCCAAGGCGGAGACCGTGCACGGCGAGCCCGGCTACGCCTCGCTGGCGGACATCCCGTTCAAGGTCGACGTGGTGGACGTCTTCGTGAACAGCGAGCTGGCCGGCCCGGTGGCCGACCAGGCGGCCGCGGTCGGCGCCGAGGCCGTCTGGTTCCAGCTCGGTGTGATCGACGAAGCCGCGTTCGCCCGCACCCGCGAGGCGGGACTGGCCATGGTGATGGACCGCTGCCCGGCGATCGAGATCCCCGCGCTCTAA